From the Mesotoga prima MesG1.Ag.4.2 genome, the window ATATTTCAGGCAGTCCTAGTAGCGATTTCAACAGGTTCGATGGTGTTGCTTTCTAACAGTTATGGTGCAAACAATCACAGAAGAGTAGATTTGATTGCATGGCATGCGATCTATCTTAGCATTGCTGCTGGTTTGATTCTTTCTTTTGGGTCTTTTTTCTCTGATAGCTTGTTGTCAGTTCTCTTTCCTTCTAGCGACTCGTTGATGCAGATGAACGGAAGCAAATATCTCCAAATCATCATGGCAGGTTTCCCTGCAATGAGCATAATGATTGTTCTTGGTGCGGCTTTGAGAGGAGCGGGAGACACGAAATCGCCGCTGATAGTAGCCGCTGTTGCAAATGTACTGAATGTCTTTCTTGATTACTCAATGATCTTTGGAAAGTTTGGGTTCCCCGAGATGGGTGCCTTTGGGGCCGCACTTGCAACAGTCTTGTCGAGAGTCGTAGGTTCAGTGATAATTATTGTTTTGCTGTTTCGAAATCGAAGAATTTCGATGTCAAGGAAGCCCCGGAGATTCTCTAAGTGGCTCTTCAAAGAGATCTTTGTTCTAGGTCTTCCAGCTTCCATCGAAAACTTTAGATTCTCTCTTGGAGTTCTTGTCTTCGCAAATATCCTCTTTATTTCCGGTCCACAGGCGTATGCTGCCCACAGAATCGGTATTCAGGTAGAATCTCTCTCCTTCATGCCTGCTTGGGGTATGGGAGTTGCTATAACCGCCTTAGTCGGAATCTACAATGGTGGCAGGCAAAGAAGAATGTCGATTGGTGTAGTTAGACAGGGTTGGTTCATTGCCCTCGCAATCTCCTCTGCGATTGGATTAACCATTACGTTGTTTCCGGACCTTTTCATCTCTCTTTTCACAAATGAGCCGTCGCTCATAGAAGAGGGACGACTGCCAGTGAGAATTATCGGGCTCTTTCAGGTAGTGATGGGGACCGATTACGTGGTCACCGGGGCTTTGAGAGGCATGGGTGACACTTCTTTTCCAATGAAGACCTCGCTTGTGGCAATGTGGTTCTTGAGACTTCCCATTGGCTACGTGCTTGTAAGATATTTCGGTCTCGGTCTATTTGGTGCTTGGATAGGAATTATGGCCGATATGGCCTTCAGGACAACACTGAAGTTTATCAGGTTCTACTCTGGGAAATGGGAAAGCACGGCCGATTCAATACAGGCGCGTTCCGGCTGAGATCTCTTGTACAAAAGAAAGTTATTCGTAAAAAAT encodes:
- a CDS encoding MATE family efflux transporter, which produces MSYSLFKSYLNDEEAKEIRGSLLVMAIPAMAENVLQMLLGISDTAFLGHYDWRIMTAVGTANQVVFIFQAVLVAISTGSMVLLSNSYGANNHRRVDLIAWHAIYLSIAAGLILSFGSFFSDSLLSVLFPSSDSLMQMNGSKYLQIIMAGFPAMSIMIVLGAALRGAGDTKSPLIVAAVANVLNVFLDYSMIFGKFGFPEMGAFGAALATVLSRVVGSVIIIVLLFRNRRISMSRKPRRFSKWLFKEIFVLGLPASIENFRFSLGVLVFANILFISGPQAYAAHRIGIQVESLSFMPAWGMGVAITALVGIYNGGRQRRMSIGVVRQGWFIALAISSAIGLTITLFPDLFISLFTNEPSLIEEGRLPVRIIGLFQVVMGTDYVVTGALRGMGDTSFPMKTSLVAMWFLRLPIGYVLVRYFGLGLFGAWIGIMADMAFRTTLKFIRFYSGKWESTADSIQARSG